In Fragaria vesca subsp. vesca linkage group LG1, FraVesHawaii_1.0, whole genome shotgun sequence, the sequence AACACACATTTTATTTTTGTTATCAATCTCATTCTATTTCGTCATCCTGGTATGCAGTACTGAAGGTTTGATAATCAAAACATTAAACAAAGATGCTACATACGAGCCTTCAAAGCGGTCGCTGAACTGGCTGAAATTGAAGAAAGATTACATGGATAGGTAAATGGTATAATAAAAGTTGTCTTATTACTAATCCTGATATTTATGAATTTCGGCTTATTTTGTATCTCTGCCCGGCAGTTTTGGGGACTCACTGGACTTGGTACCTATTGCTGCTTTCCATGGCCGGGGCAAACGTACAGGTAACTGTAATTAATAGATTTTTTAGTTGGATGAAATGGTACCATCCAGACAAGTGTTTGCTTTTATGGAACTAAATAGCTAAAAACTCATCCCTTTCTCCAAAATATATTGATGGAATTCTTAGTTCCCCAGTCATTTGCACCCTTCATGTCTGTCGTCAATGTAAAGGCTTTGCTATTTCTTCTTTAAACTGTCACAACGTATCCATAAGTTTAAAGACAAGGTGGTGGTGGTAATGATACCCTGGCCTTCTGTAGGTGTATATGGCGCTTTTCTCCTTGCTTGCTACGATAGCGGTAATGAAGAGTTCCAAAGCATATGTAAAATAAGTAAGTGCAGGTTGTCTATACATTCATTACATTTTCAGTTGAGTTTGCCAAGTCCCTTTTGACTAATATTGATCATTCTGCCTGATATCTGGATGTGATACAGGCACTGGATTTACTGAAGCTGTGCTTGAAGAACGTTCTGTCCGCCTGCGTGAAACAGTGATACCCAAACCTAAGGTCTGTGTTTCTCTCTTCCGGTTTGTGTATCTGCTGAAGACTGTTTCTGTGTTTGGTTATATTGATTCTCTTACTTGCTAATACAAATATTATTGTCAATTGCAGACATACTATAGCTATGCAGACACAAGTAATGCAGATACTCCAGATGTATGGTTTGAACCCAGTCAGGTATTAAAAATTGCCTCTTTGTTTTAATTTTTTCATAAAACTCCCTCTGCACTTTGCTTTTGTTCCCCAGCTTTTTTTTTTCTTTTTCTTTTTTTTTTTGTGTGTGCATATTGCCATTTTAGTAAAATTGTTTACTTTTGAATTCTGATTTTGCTATTTGTAAAATGACTTCCACTGAAAAAGATGCATATAGAATATAGTACAGTTGGGAGCATTTCTAGTGCATGCTTGTAAAAGTAGACATTTATCGGTCCTGGTTCATAACTAAAACCTTGCATTAAGGACTTAACGTTAAAGATGCCCATTGATTGTAATCACTTACTATAATGTATTGTTGTGTGTGTGTGTGTGTGTGTCTATATAGATGAATATATTCTTGCCTGTTGATATCTCAAATTCTTCTGGAAATGATGTATGTTGCGTCTTAAATGAACAGTAAAGAGATAGAATTTAAACAGATTTGTTAGATTTACAGATTGTCAGATTTTCTTTCTTCAAACAGTTAGGTGATTAGATTATGGTTATTAGATTTGTTCACCTTATAGATGCATTTGGATATTTGACAATTTAAATAGAGCAGACAACCAGCATATGAACAAATTACCAACACCATTCTTCCTCATGCTCATACTCATTCTTGATCATTCGCACATATCATGGAAAGCTTCTAAATGATAATGAATCTGATGTGGGATAATTCTGTCAGGTTAAGGGTTCCCCTCCTCCCACCCGATCTGTATGATTACAATGGGAGATCTGATGTAAACTTTGAAGGCTAATGAAATTGTAGAAGTCATATACGGCTGTTGTTGATTTGTCAAATTGATTATATAAGTAAATTAGATCTGTAAACCTCAACGTTTTGGTAGGAGGGAGACTTGTCCAGTCTCATGTATGCCTGTTTCATTTTCTTTCAGGTTTGGGAGGTGAAAGCCGCTGAATTGACTATTAGTCCCGTGTATCATGCTGCAGTAGGCGTAGTGGATGCTAATAAGGTTGAAAGAGTTTTATTTGGAAGTGTACATTACTTAATTTTGGCACATAATTCTACTTTAACTTTGTGGAATAAAAATTGAATGGTGTATTTTCTTCTTCTGCCTCCATGATTAGGGTATTTCTCTTCGATTTCCACACCTTGTTCGTGTTAGGGAGGACAAAAAACCAGAGGAAGCTTATCATCTGAACAGGTGAAAAAGCTCTGATCTTCTAATTTTTTAATTAGCTGTTTGAGACGAGTTACCTTTTGAAATATGATATTATATATTAATCCTCTCACACACTTACTCTGAACTTCAGGTTACTGAGATGTATAATGCTCAATCTAACAAAAGTTCAAAGCACCAAGATGACAAGAAAGATGAAGACTAGGAACAAGAGTTCTGCGTAAAAACCGGTAGCAGTGTTGATACAACCCAAGTAGCTAGTAGATATTCCAATGTAGACCTGTAGGGATATTCCAAGTAGCTAGTGTTGAGGCATAATATTCTGTGAGAAATATAAATGTCGCAATCTGATATTGATTTTCATCATTTCACACATACCCTTAGCTGAGCCACAGGACATACTAAAATTCCTTAAAAAGAAGTTTCTTTTTACTTTCAAAAACCTAGTATTCCAAAGAGATTGAAAACCTATAGCAGCTGTTTATTTAGCTCGATGTATCTAGAGTTTTCTTATTTTTGTTAGATGCCGTTCCTTTATACAAGTTGGAGACATATCGCGTATTGATGTCGGCTATTCTATTGATATGAACTTGAACAATAAGCAGAGAGTTGCATCAACTTAGAGTCAACACATGAACTCTTTGTCATGCCTTGCTGAATCTGTTACCATTTTGTCTGCATTTCGTATTCTTCGTACATATGGTCTGTCATGTTTTACATGTTCCATCCTTTTCACAAACCTCTGCCTAACTTATAATGCAAGTCCTCCATGTTACCCGGCTGGATCAGCTTAGCAGAGGCACGAGGTACTGCATAAGATGGTTTGGAAGTGTGTTGGTCTTGTGTTTTTGAGTCATGATAAGGAAGAGAAGTAAGACGACACGTTTCTTGCTTGAAGGGATGAGTGGTCTTGTCTTAATCCTTTGAACCAAGAAGTTTGGTCATTGAGTCCCAATCCAAGATTTGAATGTTTACAATGATTCATGTGCCGTGTTGAACAAACAAACATGAAGTAGCCACCTCTATTGGGTTTTGGATATGCTTTTATATGCTGATTGTCTTCTGCTTTCTAATTGCCTCCAGAAATGGTAACTGGATTGTTATTGATTGGTCACCACTTTAATTGCATTGGATGTTGGATGTTAAGTCCCTCCTAGATTTCAATTTTTTGGGTTAAGTAACGGCTCGCCAAAAATGTCACACCAATGATGTAGAATGGAAAGCCTATGAAGTTGGTTGAAGATTGAACCAAAATTTCACCCATGTGCACGTACGGTAAATCTTGGCTTACCTCCTAACCTGTCATTTTACTCATTTGTCTTGTTACTATTTGGGGGGGGGGGGGGGGGTGGTGGTGATCGTGATACTCACCCGCTCAACGATTATACATGATGAACATGATAGCTATGTTATCATTATCATTTGAGCTGTCACGTTCTTTTCAGATGCTTGAGGTTCCACTACGCTCTGCATAAATAGAACTAAAACTTTAGGCAACTAATCAACATCAATGGTCCTTTATTAAACACCATGACCAAGTAGATTCGGTTTGAGAGATTTCTCCTCACCCAAATTCGTTTTCAGTTCCTCACCTTGATTTTATCCAAGGGAATAACTCTTGTGTCATGATCCATATATAGCATTGAGGAGAATTCTACTCACATAGATTCGCCTCTAGGAAATTACTTTTCAGTTTTCACCAAGATAGCTTTAAAATGATTTTTCCAATCTTCACACATAGTACTTCACCTCACCCAAATCGTATTGAGAAGTTTCACATCGAAACATTTTTCTGAAATATGTTTCGTTGCATCTCTAATATACCATTTCCTAATTAGAAACCGTCTTCAAATTTTTACACACTGCATAACTTCTATATTCCATAATGTATGTCCTTTTGTGAATATTTTTTTTCTTTTAGGAGTCCCTTTGCTTGACTTCAAAATTTCAGCAGTTAAAAATAGGCTAGTTGTGCTTGTGCATACTCTCATGCCCTAGTCTCTCATTGCAGATGAGCTATGGGACCTTGAAAGTCAACTTGCATTACTTAATGTTCTTGGCAAGTAGGATTAACCTACAATAATTTGCTCCACTTTTGAGAGAGAAAGGTTTAAGCTCAAATCAAGAATAAACAAGGACGTGGGGGCAGAGGCAGATTGTAGAAAGAGGCTTTGTTATTAGTTAATTAGATTTAGAATTAAACTAGAGAAGAGGGAACTTAAACAAGGAATCCCCTTAAACAAATTATGCTTCCCTCAAATATTTATAGATACAATCATACATCACACACTAGTAGCAGATCCTGATTCTGATTTTTGGGTTCCACTCAAACCGACAAGCAGAGCTCTCTTTAACCTTTTATGGTTGTTGGCCACACCCATCTTCTTCTAACCTTCAACGACTCCACACCTATAATCTTAATGTTTGATGTGATCTCTCTCAACCTCACTCGTACAAACAGAATGAAACTCTTACTGAACTAGTATCAGAGTTACATTTTAGTTCCCACAATACAATATGGAAAAATCAGGTAACCTCTTTCACAACATGTAAAATGTGAAAGGTAACAGAGACGAATTAAACCCCCCAAGCAAAAACTCTGGCATAGAAGACTACAAACAAAGCTCTCTTCCTAGATCAAACCTTCCTCTATACAAAATGCTAGATCAGTCACATACCCACTTGATATCTCATCCTCACTAACCCTTTAGTTGTATCAAATTATAGTTATAGATATAAAAGCTATGAAATCAGGGGATTAATCTGAGGCAGCTCTAGCAGCAGTCAGTGGTGGACTACTCTTTGGTACTTGGTCTCTGAATTAGGGGAGTCAGAGCCTTCACAAAGAGCCCTCTTCCTGTTGCAGCCATTAACACTAAGTAAGGAGTCTTGGTGGAGGAGCAGTGGCTTTGGCAGTGGTATTGGTGGTGAAGTAATAGTGACAGGTGGGATCTCAAAGGACTCAAGAGGAGGAGGTGGGTGTCTCCATTGAGGGAGTGGTCCAGCCAAAAGAAGGGTCTGGAGTAATGGACCAGCATTTCTCACTGCCTGTAAAAGCTTGCCCTTTTCAGGCAATGGCTTGTCAGGCACTAAATTCCCAATTTGTTTCTGAAGAGATGATGGTGGTAATGGCAACTGGGTTGGTGGAATTGGGTCAATTACTGGTGAAGACACAATACTCTCTTCACAATCTGAGGAAGAAAAGCCTCCACCATTGTTGGAGTCAATCCCTCCTCTTCTGGGATCATCTTCTATGCTTGACATCCCAGAGAGAGGAGCTGTGTGGTTGTGTTGTTGTTGAAGCTGTTGTTGGAGGAGGAGTTTCTCAAGGAAGAGTCTTTGGCATTTGTCTTGGGCTTCATCTTTTTCTCTGATAGCATTGTTAAGCAGATCTCTGAGGTGGCTCAATTGCTCATCTCTCTTCCTCAGCTCCTCTTGTGCTGCAGCCCTTGTTTGTTCCAGCTCCATAGTTGCATACAAAAGGGAATGCCTCAAGTCTTCCATGCTCTGTAACATGAAACATTTCAGCACTCAAAATTTGCAAACACAGAAAGAAAGTATTGAACTTTATGAGTTAGGATGAGACCATTCTCTCAAATTGGAGCAATTTGAAAGACCCAAGTAGAAACAAAGCTCAGATGGAGGTGTAAACATGAAGTAAATTGGTTACCTTTCCCTGGCAGTAGTATGCCCAGCTGCTGAGCAAAGGGCTGCATTGGTTGTCCATAGTCTCTACTCTTGTGTGAAAACAGGAAACAGGAAACAAAGTGAGAGAAATTGAGAGAGAGAGAGAGAGAGAGANNNNNNNNNNNNNNNNNNNNTCTCTGCTTCAGTCAGTCAGTCAGTGAGTCAGTCTTTTTGTACTGTTTCAGCCTGATGCCTGTGGCTCTGTATTATACAGACAAGCGCGGGGAATCGTACATCAGCGAAGAACGCGGGAGTGAGAAAACCAGAAAAATGTGACATGAAAATTTCTGAGAAGAAGCTTTTAACCTTAGAAAAAAAAATTTGAAGTAAAAGTGAAGCTTGGAATAGGGGATAAGACATCTTGAACCTCCTAGCTTATGAGGATTCCATTTCCATCTTCTACTGTTTTGCATGACGCTTGAATAGTGTCAGGATGGCCCGACACCGTGAAGATTTTTTTTTGTTTTTTTTTTGTCACTTTCATGTATTTTTGGAGGACTAACCGGTTCAGTCAAAGATAAATAATTTTTAACCATTATAGAGTTGGGTGTGTTCCTTAACTTAAGTTCGAACCATGACATTGTCAAAAATGGTCAGGAAAGAGACTACAATGCCCTACTGGTTGTTCGAGCCTCCCAACATATTAGTCATTAGACCTAGGAAGTATTTAGGATACCGAGATCTTAAATAAAAAAAAGATATAGGATTTTTTGAGGTTTAACTTAAAACCTAAATATGTCTCATGAGAGGTTACTCTCAATTTTCTTTTTTTTCTTTTTTTTTTCTTTTTTTTAATTAAATAGCTGATAGGACTGTCAAAAATAGTCAGGAAAGAGACTGCAATGCCCTACTGGCTGTCCGAGCCCCCCAACAGATTAGTCTTTAGGCCTACGAAGTCTTTAAGATACCGCGATCTTGAATAAAAAAAATATAGAATTTTTTTAGGTTTAACTTAAAACCTAAATATGTCGCATGAGAGGTTACTCTCAATTTCTTTATTTTTTTTATTTTTAATTAAATAGCTGACATGAAGGTATTTTTCTGTCATGGTATGATTGATATTTTGACCTTTTTTTACTTGTGATTTCAAAAAGTGGGCTCATTCTTCTAATGGTCGAATTAACCGCAGTTAGTTCATTTTTATTCAACTAATGGCCAGAACAAAGTGTCACAAAACCTACGAGTTCTCTCTCAAAAATCTCTGCGACCTCCTTGGCTCTAACTAGGGCTGGGCACGGGACGGGAAGATGTTTTTAAAAATCTGTCCCGTACGTCCCAATCCCGATCGGGATCGGGACGGGACCGGGACGGGATCGGGATCCCGACAAATATTTTTTTTTTTTTTTTTTCTAAGAACAAATTAATTGATTATCAAACACCACCACAGGTGGAAAAACGGGTTGAGAAACTCCAAGCATTCAAATGCTCCACCACAATTGATCAGTGTATGAAATTTTTGACATTTTTATGCTGTTTGGAACAACATTAATGAAATTAATGGAAAAAAAAATATCCAAAAACACATAAACAAAAAAAAAGAACATTGATGAAATTAGAAGTACTAAAATCAACAAGAACATAGGTGCATAGGTGCTAAATTACATCACACTTTAAAAGTACTAAACATCCCACATTAAAAATTAACCCTCAAACAACAACTAAAAATAATCCAAAATACACAAAAAATAAAAAAAAAAAGAACATGAATGAAATTAAAAGTATTATTTTAGACCAAATTAAGTGTGGTTGAGTGCATTGTAACACCATGCAACCTAAAAAATCAAGTATGAAATGAATAAAATCAAGTATTCTAATATTACGGGATGGGACGGGATTTTTCGGGATAGTCCCGTCCCGTCCCGTTATGGTAATGTTAAAACGGGACGGGATGGGACGGGATTGCTATTTTCAAAACCTATCTCGTCCCGTCCCGCTAACTTTCGGGACGGGACTGGTACGAGATCGGGATTCCGGTACTAAGTGCCCAGCCCTAGCTCTAACTAACATAAGCAAAGCCCCAAACCTAGAGAAAATCATAGGAGGACCAATTCAGTGATCCTCCATGTTTTTCTTCTTGGCAAACCGCTCACTCGCCGGTCTAGTGGACTATTTTGTTTTCAAGTCTTACTATTTTGTCTAAAGGATCGGTCGGCACCTTGTTTATGTAATTACTCTTAATCCTCAATTTTAATTATTTTGCTAATTGTAATGCTCCTACATTTGGAAATTGGTTGTGAAGACGACTTTTAGTGTGTGTGTTCTCGATTTTGGTTATTAGGTGGAGTGTCACCTTAGGGTTCAAGAGAGAGCTCAATTTATTTATTTTTTTAAATCAGTCCGAAATCAGAAAAATGCTGCTAAATGTATCTAGAAAATTGCTAAGTAGACCCATCAAAATTTTTAATTTATTATATATATCAAATAAAACCACTTTATTTCCAAATTACCCTTATCTTGCACCCAGCAAAAATACAACATGATGAAAACTTCGGGTCTATCTTCAATCCTTGATCAATTGCATAATGGTCATTTGCTCCAATACACATAATTCAAATATATGATTCACTCTCAGTGTGAACAAAGAGGGAGAGAGAGGATTAAGAAAGGGACCCGATTGGTTTGCGTCTTTGCGAAGAAGGCTTTATAGAGAATTTTTCATCCGAGAGAGAGAGAGACAAGGCTTGACCTTGTTTCAAGGTGTGGAGGACGAAATTGGTGAGAGACATGGAGGACAAATTAAACTGATGGTGTTTGTTTTTGGGTTCTGGGTTAATTTCAAGGTATGTTCAATTCGGACTTGTATGAGTTTCTTAAACCAAGAATGGCTTGGTCTTGGTGTTAATGATATATGCACGTCAAAAATTAAGTTCAATCTCACTTTAATCAAAGTGGGAGAAAGAGGATTGAGAAAGGGATCAATCGGTTTGCTGGTGTTTGTTTTCGGTGTTAATGGAAGTTTGCTTTAGGAGGATTGCAACTCAACTAGGATATTTGCCAGGCTCGGTCTTGAAATGCATAAATCACCAAGGAGGATTGACATGGTGCTGGGAAGTTTCATCGGTTTGTATTTTTGCTGGGTGCAAGATAAAGACAGTTTGGGAACAAGATGCATGGATCAATTTGATAGGAAGCCCTTCTACTAAAGACTCTTAAGTTAAAGACTTGATAAAAACTTTACGGTTTATGGTTTAAAAGACCCAATTTTCGATCACATTTTGACATCTTATCCGTTCAGTTTTTAGGTTTATATGAGTAGATCATTTATACAAATTTTCACCAAAATTGATGTTTGTTAAGATAACAAACTAGATCAAATTAATGGACGAACCAAATCTGTCAAATATGAACCGTTCAAGTTCATAATTAATAAATCACACTTATGAATGTCTTAACAATTTTCAATATAACTGAAAATTTGAAGAAATGATCTACTTATAAATACCTATAAACTGAACGGTCAAGATATAGATATAAGATCGAAAGGTGGGATAAGCTGAAAAGTCTTCACCAAGTCCTCAACTTAAAAGTCCTCACTAGGAGGGCTTCCCAATTTGATATATTTAAATAATAAAACTACATGCTGGGTCTACTTAGAAGTTTGCTGAGTACATTTAGAAACACCCAATCAGAATAAGGTTTTTCGGAATATGATCATGTGTTGGTTGCACTAAAATCATATGATCGTGTCCACTAGTTTGCAGGTTCCCATAAAACACGTATTGATGTGGGTTAGGGTCACTAAAATTCCACCCATGTATGAAATGCCTCGCCTTTCGCATGATCGATAATCTTTTGGGAGGATTTATTGACTGTGACAATTAAGACCGAGTATAAGAAGGGAGGTGTTCAAATTATGTTTTCTCATGAACCTCTAAACCAGATCAATTGGGGAGATATGTTTTCCTGGATTAAGGTGTAGAACCTTTGCTGAAATTCAATTACGAACACTTGAAGGGACGCTGCTCGTGTTGCGAACTGATTACTTATGCAAGTGTTGATTGTGATCAACCACCCTTGATAAACCAAACTGAAGCTAGAGTACTTTTGGGCTTTACAAGTTCTTCAACGAGAAACCCTAGAAGTAAATTTGTCTTTATTGCTCGTGCATCTAGTGATCGAATCACTGTAACACTGTTGCAGTCCTCGGCCCTGTCCCCTTCTGCAACCCTAAAGAAGCAGAAACCAGTGATCTTGAAGGAAAGGGTGAATCTAGGCCATGTGATTGATGATGGTTCACCGAGTCGATCAATCTGCGAAAGGTCGAGAACCAGGTTTAGAAGTCCCAATAGGGGGAGGGGGGGATCTCCTGAGGTGGTGCTTGTAGTTGTGGATAATCACTAGACTGAGGAGGCGTGCTCTACTCCCTACAAGTTAAGTGTGCTAGAGAAAGTTAGGGAAGTTACTCCATCCCCTAAGAGCAACTTCAATGAAGTTGTCAAAATGCTATTGTCAAATTTGAATTTGACTAGTGATGTGGCTGTGTCAAAATTGGTAAAAATCAAGTCCAACCAAAGTGTCTAATTTAAATCATATTCTATTTATTTCTATCATAAAATTTTTTTTTTTCTCTTATTTATCTCTTGTGCTGCACAACCTACACCCACAGCCACCCACTTTTTACCTCTCCATCTTTGCCTTCCTCCTCCTCCTTTCCTCTGTTTCTTCTCCTCCTCTCCCTCTCGTTTTTTTCTTTCTTCTCCAACTCTTCTCTTTCTAATCAAAGAGACTTTGAACACAGATCAAATCTTTTATAACTTAGTTTGTTCAAGCCACCTTTTTTTCCTTACTCGTTTTTCTTCTTCTTAATTCTTACCTAAAGCCTACAGAAACCCACCGACTCCAGAAAAATCCCCACACAATCGAAGCCCCAATTTCAAGATTCAGTTCTTCTAAATCCCTTCTAATTTTATTTACAGACCCAATGAGAAGCTGTATTCTGAAATTTGGATCTTTTTGAAGGTGGTGGTGAGAAATTGTGTTCTGAAATTTGGATCTTTTTGATGAAGAGAGCTTCTCAGCAGAGAAGGAATAGGAACAATAGAATAAGATTTGACATGCTTGGTTCATACTGTCAAATTTGACAATGTTGTGCTCAAGGTCAAATCCAGGTCGGAATTGACACAGCCACGTCGTATTTGACATCTTCAATGGAGGAACCAAAAGTTGTCAAAACTAGCTGTTGAGCCTCCACCCTGTCATTTGACAGGTTCGTTGGAGATGCTCTAAGAAGTTTTAGACAAATTTGGGAGGTAAACTTCTGACATTTCAACCGGAAGCTTTGGATTATTTGAGGAGACAAAGAAGGTGAGCCGGTGACTCATAAGCGGACGCTTGGCCATTCCTTAGGTAGCAAGAATAAGAACCCTAGGCCAGGGAAGGCGTCTGCAACACCTCCGCTACACATCTCATTGGCGGTCACTTTTGGTGATGAGGCTAGCCCTTCATATTAGGGAAAAGGAAAGCTGAAAGCTTAAAGCTTCCTTCTTTCTTGCCTATCAATAGACACTATTTTTGTATAATATTAATAACTCTTACTACTTCTAGTTATACACCAGTTATGGTCTCTATGCGACTATGTTTACTTTTGAAGAGAGTTAGATGGATTTAAGTGTAGTTTCTATTTGATATAGGCTCAATAATTGAGCTAAACCCATTTGCAACTAGAGTATCTGTCAATTAGTTTGATTTGCTTGTTACTAGAGTTCTTGTGTAAGCCGATGGTTGATGTAAGTGTCTTTTAGCCATAAATAAGTAATTAAATTATCTATTTTATTTTCGAAAGAAATTTTAGCTAAAGGTCAAAATGCTCATTTCTAGATCCTAATAGTAGTGATTATCTATCTTGATTTCTCAAAACTAAGAATGAAATTTGTGCATCAGAATTCTGTTAAAACATTTTTACTTTTCTCTTACACGTGGGCTGCCTTGTTTTTGTTTTCTTTTTATATATTTTGTTGATCCTTAAATTCTTCAAATGATCTTTGATTCTTTGAATGCTTCCATTGATTTTTCCTTTCTTACTATATATGTTTCAGAATTCAAAAAAAAAAAAAAAAAAAAAGAGCATTAAGAAATCGTTATCTCCTCCAAATTGTTTATCGACAAATGCTTATGACGTGGAAGCTTATGATTGTCATTAATCTAGACTTTCATAATGAGGTTTTGTCTGAACAGTATAACATAAGAATCTAGAAACAGACGTACTACTAATCTTTGGTTAAAGTTTGGTTCAGATTTGTGTTTTTTTAATATGAAGTCGTCTTGAAGTAATTTTAAAGCCAATATTAATTAGGTAGGATTCTTTAACTTTTACTTGGAAATTCGAGAGAATTTTTGTTTTTATGGGTTAAAAAATTAGATTTCAAGTTGAAGTAACCTATCTGATCTGAGGTCGTCTCTTGCTTCATCCGTTTTCATTTGTCCGTGGAATACTTTCTACTTGCTCTCCAACTCAACTCGATGAAGCTAATGTTAAAGAAAGCTCAAGTGATTTCACTAGATATATTAATTGCCTTGACATTTTTTTTTAATAATAACTGCAAATAACTGCATATCTATAAGATTCGGTAATATTAGCTCTTCGAATGTGGACAATTTACGAAATAGGTCTCCGTCTCTAACCCAAAAATTAGGGGTCTACCACACTCTAGGAGCTCCTCATCATCTCTCTTTTCAAATTTTTACCTAGGACGTTCAACTTAATTATATATAATAGGTTAAAAAATAGTCTTTCACTAATTAATATCTCCACATGGCCTTTCCCTTTTTGTAAACTCTGATTGATTTTCCATCGACTAAATGCATAGTTTTAAAAGAAAAGCTCATTGTTGTACTCAAGTCGAAGTTGAAGGAGACTCTTCCCTTATCATCAACTATGTCAAATGATCCTGTGATATTTTCTTTGGAAGCTCAAGTCCCAAGTTCGAGATGTTGCTGATTATTTTGTTAGCATCATCTTCTCGCATACTTTCCGATAGGCGAATTTTATGACGGAAGCTCTTGCTTCAGTTTGTCACTCCCTTTCCTCTCCAATGTGTTGGTTTAATGGGATTCCTCCCCAAACTCAAATGGCTCTACTGATGGATTCTTCTTGTATTGGTTCAAGAGACTCTTTGTTGTAATTTCTTTTTCTTAAAAAAAAAAAAGAACTCTGATTCATTTTCTTCGATCTATATATACTTCTCTTTTGTGTTATCTTTCTTATTTTTTTCCTCCTTTGTATTTAGTCCTTTACGGTTCAACTAAACTAGACCTCACTATAAAACCGAAACAAGATAAGTAAATTCTCTAATTTTTTCAATTAAGAGTTTAGAATTGATCAATATATATTATGATTGGATTTAGATTTTCATCAATAAAATGTAATAAAACAATGAGCTAAAATGCTCCTACATATATCTAGCTAGCCTATAATCTTAAATAGAAGAAATAAAGAAAGAATCTAGTATGCTTTATTTGACAAGCCTAAATATGTCTAGCTAGGAATGATCAAGAGTTGATTAACATCTTTGACTTAGGGTTACCAACCGCAATCACCCATGTGCATTAGCAAAGGCCTAAACAAACATAGGCTTATAAATTTCTCATATTTTCCTAACTTTGTCTCCTATATATGGTGGTGTATTTAGTTTGATCGTGTAAGACAGGGACTCATGGTAAGCAGCTTCCATAGCTTCGATCAGTGGTCAGAAAAAGGAGCCGGTAACCAAACTTTCCCACCAAATATTTGGCATTTGCCCAAAGAAAAAGGCAAAGAAATTAAGGACCCATTTTGCACGATGTAAAGTCCTTGAAGCAAAACATGGGAGGCTTCCATTTTGACTAATTCAAGACTTGCATGGGAATGAAACAATTTACCCAGTCTTTAAAACCTACCATTTCCCACATACCCATTTCGAACATGCGACACATGTACGTACCTCCAGGAGCCTTGAAGTCGTCATATTCCATTACGAAAAATTGAATTAGAGCACCAATGTGTATTGAGAGAGCAGTGAATTGATCTTATATTTGGAAAATATGAAAAATATAAGATTGACCGTTTGCTACAATGCAAGCAAAAACACACTGATGTGTCACATTGTTAC encodes:
- the LOC101295363 gene encoding uncharacterized protein LOC101295363; its protein translation is MDNQCSPLLSSWAYYCQGKSMEDLRHSLLYATMELEQTRAAAQEELRKRDEQLSHLRDLLNNAIREKDEAQDKCQRLFLEKLLLQQQLQQQHNHTAPLSGMSSIEDDPRRGGIDSNNGGGFSSSDCEESIVSSPVIDPIPPTQLPLPPSSLQKQIGNLVPDKPLPEKGKLLQAVRNAGPLLQTLLLAGPLPQWRHPPPPLESFEIPPVTITSPPIPLPKPLLLHQDSLLSVNGCNRKRALCEGSDSPNSETKYQRVVHH